In the Populus trichocarpa isolate Nisqually-1 chromosome 1, P.trichocarpa_v4.1, whole genome shotgun sequence genome, AactcaaaagattaaaaaaaataaaatagagagaaCGTAACCACCGTAACTGTGACTAGCTCCACCTTAATATTTATACTCAAAGGATTAAGACATGCCGATCAGAGAAAGCAACAGATGCTCGACAAAACCAAGAGAAGCAAACAAGGAGAACTGGTTCCAGGATTCTTATCATGGTCGTGCTGGTAGAGTTCCTCGACACTTAATCCTAAGGGCTTACCACAACTTTCTCAGTGATCTCTTGTCCTTTTGCCCTAATAAtatacaaatacaaacacaaacacGACATTTGTTGAAGAATCGAGTTGGCTTATCCTTGGACGGAACAAAACATATATACTGACAACTAAAGAGTCGAGCCAGTAGTCCTCCTCTACGCTAGGAAAcatcataaaaagtaaaactaAGTGCCTCTTTGGATACCCAAATGTTCTTCTGTAGAGAATTTACGAAGAAATAATTAGTCATTTTGTTGTCCATGGAAGGAGCTCAGAGGGTTTTGGTGATCCAAGATGCATCAAGGGAAGTTAGTTCAAGTGCCATCAAGTGGGCACTGCATGGGTTATCACTTAAGCCTGGAGATATGGTCACCCTTCTTGGTGTTCTTCACTTGGTCAATACCCCTTGTAAGTAAACTTACACCAGAATTTATCTGCAAGGCAAAATATATATGCTGATTCTGGATGAGCTGATCATGGGGCTAACTTCTTTTGTTCAAAAAATTGTTCTCGAGCAAAAAATTCCTAggagtttttaataataaaaactaaagaagaTTTTATGCCCTTTTCGCTTATGAATCtgttcttgtatttatttagtACTGTGTGTTTCTTTTCTCTACATTTTTTAGTGGGATACAAAAGCAGAACAGACAGTTCCATGTTCGGAGTAAATCAGAATATTGTTGACAGAGAAGTTACAGGGAAGATAAATGAGTATGAAAATCATGGGGAACTCAAGGAGCTATCCAAGCTGTATGAAATACAAAAGGTATTTAGCCACTTAACCGTGCAGAATCTAAGGAAGATGCAACTCAGTATGAACTGCTTGTCCTGGGGTCAGTGGCAGGCTTTGGAAATTTTGAGTTCTAATCATGGTATTTCTGAAACGTCTAATAAAAACTTTTGCATGAAATCCCAGGTTGAGTTGAAGATAGAGGTGGCTACAGGGCCTTCACCAAAGACAGTTGCTTTAAAGATAGCTCAAGATTTGAAGGCAACATGGATTATACTTGACAGGTGCAAGTAGGACTGCACTATTGCATGCAAAGTTGTTCACTCCTTGTTAATTATATCCAACTCTTGCTAAGCTCTATATATGCGTAGTAGCGAGTGCATGTCTgcatttcaattcaaaattcccAATTTGAATGGCTTGGAAATTGAAAAGAGAGTTTCTAATTAACCTAAAATGTTTGAATTATCAGATATGTTTATGCTTCCCTTGATTTGCTGCTGGATATTTGTGTTTCTTAAATGATTGATTGTCTAAACAGCCTGTGATGCTCATCAAAAACTGTAAAATTAACTGATCCTTTCACAGAACAATGAAGAAAGACAGAAAATACTTCCTCCGAAAGCTTTCGTGTGGGATATCAAGAATGAAACGCAACAACAGCATTGAACAGTTGAGAGGACCAAAAGATTCAACAGAAGCCAATCAAAATGAAAGAGTACGCAACATCTGTCTATCTTATGATGAAATAATTCCCGGATCCCTAGAGGAGCAAGAGTTTTTCAGCATTGAACTTCTCCCTCCAAGTAAGTTTGTAGGTCTATGCATATGCATTCACAGTTTGGTTCGCATTTGCATAAATTCTTATACTTTTCCGACCAAAATTTGTTGCGTTTACAGTACACTTTTGATGTCTTGGATACAgttctcaaacaaatattttctaaGACAAGAATATTTATAATGATTCATTGATAGGGCAAACAGAAGTCATTCAACCAAGCCAGGTTGAAGCACTAACACGGAGCAGCGGCGGAGATGAAGTGGTGGTGGAAGAATGGCAACCTGAAGtgatatttcaaaattcaatatgtaACCTTTGCAAGATTAGGCGACCGCATAGTGGATGGATAAGGGACTTCACGTTTGAAGAACTTCAAGCTGCTACAGATGATTTTTCAGCAAAGAACACTATATATGAAGGTGGAATTGGTACTGCTTGCAGGGGTAAGCTAAGTAATAATCTGAAAATTGTCGTCAAGCAACACAAATCTTCAAGCCATCAAGGAGAGATGAATTTCAAATCAGCAGTCCATCTGCTCAAGAAAGCTAGACATGACAATGTGCTCATGCTACTGGGATCCTGTACAGAACCAAGTGTCAGACTGCTTGTATACGAGTATGCATGCAATGGTTCAGTTAATCAACACATATCAAGTAAGTAAAATCTATTCAACATGAACATGCAATTCAATCTTTAAACAGaaactcaatttcttttatCCCTGACATTCAATAATTCTAAGAAGAAAACTGCGTAAAATCTCTTGCATGATGCAGAGCACTGCCCCTTACCTTTGACATGGACAGAAAGGATGAAGGTAGCAATGGGTGCTGCTAGAGGTTTAGACTACCTGCATAAGAACAACATAATTCATGGAAACATGAGAACAAGAAACATTGCTCTAAATCATGATTTTGAACCAATGGTAATGTAATTACTCAAATCTAGATACTAAAACGCTATTCTATCAATATCAACACACCCTTAGTCATCATGCTTCAGAAACTGAATATTTTGTCTTGATGTTTAATGTAAAAATCAGCTTGGAGATTTCGGCCTCTCAACAGAAAATCCATCAGATGATATAGATTTTGAAACTGGATACGTAGCCCCAGAATATCAAGAAAACAGGAAGCTTTCAACAAGGACAGATGTCTATGCCTTTGGCATAGTCCTACTGGAGCTGATCACTGGCAGGAATGCTGCAGACAAGAAGCTAGGGGAGAAAGGTCTTGTGAAATGGGTAACAACCAAAATACCATACATTTACTTTTGAAAATTGATTCCTAACTTAAATAGCTACAAATAGAACgactagaaaattttaattccaCCTTAAGAATGTGTTAATGTATGAGAAATCCCATCTTAACTGGAAACTGTCAAATTTGGGCAGAATTTTTAGTTTATCAAAGTAATCATGCTTGAAATTATTTACATATTTTCCACAATGATTCTTGAACAGGCAAGGCCATTTCTGAAATACAAGAGGCTTCTTGAAATACTTGACCCCAGAATTGACAGCTCCCTTGATTCTGAACAGCTTTACTGGATTGGTCTAGTGACACAGAAATGTCTCTGTGACAATCCTAAGAAACGATTAACCATGGATAAGGTAATTGCTTAGAGTTTGTCAATGAAATCCAATCGCAACAAGAATCATACATAGGAATCAGCATGAAAAAAGATGGTTGATTGTTATGCAAGgaattaaaatacattttatcttcttatttccTTTCAGGTGGCATCTGCGCTAGAATGCATAACAGAGAGAAAATCATGCCAATTGATTCAAGATCTTGCTGCAGCCAAATCTTACTTCTACAGCACGTTTGAATTCAATGGATTTCGAAGGTATGataaatcatttaaaagagaCAGCTTCAGCGTAGAAATAGACGATGAAAGCCGAGCAAGCACATCATTTTCGCTTAATTCAGCAAGTTTCAGTAGGAGCCCCACAAGTAGTGTGAAGAGTGACAAAATGTGGAGAGAAAAATCTGGAAATGGAATATCACTGCGTTATGCAGAAATGCTTGACTAAACATCAGTTGtagtttttttcagtttgatttgTATTGATACTTGAATGCTCGTGGAGTAGTTCCGAATTGTTATGACTGTTGCCTTATCATAGGAGAACTGGAATTGATGATCAAATGTGAAGCTGTTTATAGCTAGATCTCGAAGATCAATATCAAAACAAAGATTTTGATTGTCAAAACCGACAACCTTACGGTCATTTTGTACAAAAATAAGGCAAATTGGAAGTAaaacaggaaggaaaaaaaaagtggacgCTAAATTAAAGGTGCATGAAGTTCTCTAGTATTTCAGAAAGAATGATGCACCCAGCAGCTCCCATCACAAGAGAAAGGGTAACTTTTCCTCCAGGAACCAGTTGTGGTAGTTTGATAGATGTTGATGAACTTGAGTACCTGTCTGACCATGCCATTGCAGCAGGAATAATTCCAAAGAGCACCAATACTAACAATAACATGGAGCAACAAAGGCATGTCAGTCCATATTAAGTTTTTAAACTTTGCATGAATAATCATACAAATGTTTAACTTCACAAGTAAAGAAAGAATATTTCAGACAATCTTGCGGCTCTCTGAGAGGTGAGCCAACTCAAGGATAATCTAAACAAACAATAGAATTTTAACATAAAGGACACTAAGAAAAGGAGAATACTTTGCTTGCATACCTCCATATGTCCCTGCAAAGTCCAGGGCCTTGAAGAAAATTTCAGGGTCCAGCAATGCTAACACCAGTGGTGGAATCAAAGTCAAGATGTAGGGCAGAGGCTTGTTCTCACCTGCTGGGAGCTTTAGAACtgaatattaacaaaaatagcAAACAAGTTATCTTCCTAAGGAATGAGATAGATTACACTTTTAACAAATTCAGAAATTGTAAAAAAGAGTTCCGTAACCTTAATATGACTAGGATTGCAAGAAACATGAagggaaaataaaagagagccaaaaagaaaaactacacAGAAAATAGCCGACTTTGAACCAAGAAACCTTTTACAATTGGTCATATACTTAACATGATCAGACATGCATATGATTATAGTTTGTCATAATTATTAGAGGAAGGTTCTCTCACAGTCAGCGAGGAAGTCGGAAAGTCCCAAAACGAATCCAATATAAGATGTTCCAATTGCAAGTAATGAGAAGGCTTGTATTATGGGCTGCAGAATGGATAAAAAGAAACAGTAAATGAAACAAACCATAGTGTTTACTTCCCACCATACCTTTTGCAAGTCATTTAGAAGCAGAACCTATGAGGTTAAcagtttttcaaaaacacttacTCCCACAACTCCATTGGTAGATAGCAGCTGTTGTAATGGATCAGCAATCTTATCAGCCATCTCAGGGGTTGAAATGGATCCAAGAATTACACCATCCCATACAAGAAACAAACCAAGGGGAATAGCTGTGCCTAGAACAATGGCAGTcctgaaaatagaaaacatGATGAACTCACTGTGTACAACAATTCAAGAAGAagattgttgtaacccatttttgggtccccacaaaatgtatataaaaatatatagccaaaggaggttaggaaaataacaggaggcagaagcgctcagaaaatggttggaaaattggtcaaggagggtaaaaatacaaagattggatttttgacagtatattcttgaaggaggagagccctgttgagaagggaaatttgaaatttgaggagaaaagcccaaatttggatgtttatggacttaattggattcttaaatgaatttataggagatttgattgtaagaaaaattgatttttaagtcaatttgggctttaattagaagaaatttaagttctggggccaaaatatattttttaggaatttattagttcaaatcaggggcttaattgcataaatattgaagtttaagggccaattggggacttaattaagaaaatccgaaaccagggaccaaattggaagaggcgcgtaaatggaggggctgcaattattcggttcaggggcctaattgaagaaattgaaagtttattaatcaattgagggctcaattgcataaatcagaggccaaggaccaaactgaaaaacgcggccaactatAAGGGCAGGGACTAATTTTGGCAGGGGCGCAATTGAAATGAACaaaagatgattgagggctgctttgcaaattgacgcgttttggcgtcttgctggacttaaatgaaacggcgcgttttgcctaaaacgacgccgtttcatgcaaaaaaaaaaaaagagaagatcggaacggtgtcgttttgaacgacactgttcctctttcttcctcccatggacgtgcagcaggggaagaaagcaaaatggtgggtttttcttcttcaagtgtGCTGTCTCTCTCTTGACCGCATGCCTTGCCAGAAAACCGAGGGAGCCGCACCTCGCCAGCCACGCCCGCTGGCCGACCACCCGCCGCGCGCCTACCCGAAAAACAGGGAGCGGAACCTCGACAGCTGCACCCAAATGGCCGACCAACCGCCGCAGCCCTTGCTCCCCATGTGCAACCATAAAAAGCCCCGCCctttggctctataaatagaccgaaagaggaaaaaaaaaaaaaggaaaaaaagagagaggaccGAAAGAAGAGGAAATAGAGAGAAACAGAGAACAGAACCGAATAAAAAGGGAACCACTGATAAACTCAAACGGAGAGGAAGGAAAAGCTTGAAACGGGGTAGGAAACTTGACAACAAACCGGGAGGATAAAGGGAAACCACCGAAAACGAAAGAAGAGGAAGGCATACGGAGGAGAAGGGAAGAGCAGTAACCTCACCCTCCACCGTTTGAAATAGCAGCACCGCCGCTTGGAGCCGCCGTCCGTGAGCCACGACACCGCCACCGGCCTCCACCACAGCACCACCAGCGAAGCATTCCAATCAGCAAGCCATcgcctcctccgcgccaggtaattCTTCCTCCCCCCTTGTTctggtgtttatttttttccttctctgcatgcagaacgagtagcgttctgcatgcaggggtgggggggaattaattccccccgcccgtttGGTCTGGGCCAGGCagatcctggcccagccctgtcttctgggccgggtctggcccagagaAGAATATCagttttttgggccgagatcggcccaatccattttgggccgagatcggcccaatccattttgggccgaaatcggcccaacattttttgggctgagtccggcccagttggttgggccggaccagcccaacccatttaatattatatatttatatattatattgttttgtattatttatatatgtatacatgttttaaaacaaaaaaaaaataaaaaaataaaaaagggttcttcaaaaatcatttaaaaaatatgcgattttgttgtaattttattactgtattttgatcaatgtcggtttgtatttttatacggtaaagatacaaatccggtattaaaatacccgattttcgtcaaaacatcaaaaaatacataattacaaaaaaaaatgttttgttttcatgcatacggcttagtctctccaatatatatatatataaatattctaacatcatattttcacacaacaaaggaaatttcaaaacaatatatgtattagcatgcattttggctttaataaccagtttattcaagccatgagaactaggccaatatttcaaaaattctaaaaaaatctttttgtcttcttttagtatttgggattacgaatttatacataaaacgtattcctgatattaaaaatatgggtttttttacatagacattagaacggttaggttttacccgataagataaggacctccttattgaggaggacttttcttgaaccatagacggaccaacatacataaacgttagaaggattaggttttaccccttaagataaggacctccttattgaggaggacttttcttgaaccatagacggaccaacaactaggaaacacaacgagaccttgaattttatcagacaaataaacaatgcagcttactttaggtagggcgtatttggggtgctaataccttccctttacgcaaccagtccccgtacccaatctttgagaccagttagggttcctagtgaccaaaatactaggtggcgactcccattccattttcctaccaacaaaagactattttcttgtctccccacatttaccagatagataccatacacaCTTCCTAGATTCTAAAAAGTGGaattttcgccgcgacgccgcgcaccCGCGACAAAGATCATAATAGCAGAAAGGAAAACAAGGTATAGAGTATAACATGTAAGACAGGCAGTCAGGCAAAGAAGCCAGCTGTGTAAGCTAAAGTTCAAATCcctttataaaatttcaataattaaaccaaATTTCCAGAATGAAGGCAGTCGAAGGAACTTCAACAAATCTTGAACGTTGACAACTGCATGTGGTTGAAAGCTACAAGTCTATGACAATAACCTATGTACCATACAAACTAAATCCCTAGTCTTGCTTTCATCAGAGGGCACCAGTTAAAAATTTTCAGAACGAGTAAGATGAATTAAAAGACATGAAATAGCCCTTGGAATTATGACAAAGCTAAAAATGAAATGACATGATTCCTCAATCAATCAAGAACTTTAGACCACCTTATATACAAACCAACTTTGTGGAGCCTGTCAACACTATCAACTGTTTGAAGCAACTAATCATCTATTCTCAttctcattctcattcttggaggattttataaagaaaaaatgcaaTGGTTTGAATTGTTGATAACAATGCAAATAAGATTACCAAGAAGATTTATTTAGTCCAAAAAACACACTCAGAGTAGTAACAAGCAAAATTATGATGATAAGATCAGTCACCTTACTTTTGATAGGTTTCCTTCAAGATTTGTGCAAAGAACGGGTACTACATTCTGAACAAAGCAGATAGAAAATGTTACAATTGCTTCAACGTGGAAACACTACAGGTCAGTAATGTTACCTGATAAACAAATGAAAGTGCAATTATGGGTATACTCATAGGAACAGCTGAAAAGTTGGCTTTCAAAAGAGCGTCTAAATGCAGGTCTCCACTTGCAGCCacctaacaaaacaaaatttaatttcccTTCGCATATAACATGCAAAGAAGCACATTCACCACTTTAATTACAACATCATTTGATAGAACTAGTTGCCTGAGAGTGATGAGAAAGTAAACAAACAAGACTTTAGATTCAGAAAATCACTGTTTATCTCTTCCTTCTAATTCGCCGcccttttctccttttattttccaactttttcCAGGGAAGAGGTAAAAGTTTGATGACTATCCTAGAGTCAGTCTGTATGGACCGGTGGAAGTCTTGCTGAGAATAGAAGTGAAGTTCTCAAGTTCTATGTTTGAGACgcagtttgaaaaaaaaaaaatttccaggAAACATTACAGAAATCCTGTTCACAGACGTTTTTGAAAGTAGTTGTCATAGCAGCAGTTTTACCATGAGGAAGCCAGGCTACTCCAAACTTTCCTATAACTTGCTGATGAGATAATTCTACTAAATATGTAGTTTAGCAACCTCAACAATTTATTTAACAAAGAAATATGAATGTCTAAATCTGATTGACGATTTCAATACTTTTCCTTCATGATCTGCACTTTTTTCACATCAGACCATCCAAGACAACCCGCTTAGTGCATATGCAAGATGTTTGTTCAAGGAATTCACATGATTAACGTCGTCAATGGATTAATATTTCTTAAGTAACACATATAGCGTTTTATTCAGCAGTGAAGATCATATAATCTGTAGTCGTCTATATGCACAAAAGGTGAAATTAATACATTCATAAAGAGAATTACCACAAGAGATGTAAAAGAAATGATGATTCCAAATACTAGAACTCCATTGACTGCTCCAATGAAGCGCTGGCTGTAATAAAATTGGATTTGAAGTTATCTTTTCTTCAttcaatttatagaaaaaaagagatatagAGATGTCTGCAAAAGAAACATGAACTAAATCTGATCCTCTACAAAGCCTACCAAAATTCAAGATGCAAGACATGCATATATCATCATATATTTGTACCAAATCACAAAAGTTTTAGTATGTCATGTAaacagaataatataaatcatatcttgaaatcttatttaatagcttaagtttttaAGTCGAGATAATTCTTTGACATTGTATTAGAGCTTTATTAATcaaacggtcacgagtttgaatctcaccaccctcattttaattaataaaaattaagcacgagATAGTGTGaactatgcaagtttcaagctcaaaggctTTTTACTTGAGGGAGTGTGTTAGAGAGTAATTTAAAACTATTCTTAGGAATCtcatctaatagtttaagtttttgggttgagatgattttttaacatggtatcagagctttgcTGACCAAACAAttatgagtttgaatctcaccaccctattctatttgataaaattaattaatagcacaAGGTAGTGGTGGACACATACAAGTTCCAAACCCaaaaagctttcacttgaggggtgtattaaaagaataatataaattatatcctgaaaactcatctaatagcttaaacttttaggttgagatgattttttaacatgttacACCACGTCTACACGCACCAATTACAACTGACCAACTTAGAAGTGAATTTCAATAAACCTCGAGGAAtaagttttagctttatctcCATATTAAAGTAGACATCATCATATAGTATACCATTCATCagttttcattattttcccTTGAAAGTAGAATCTGAAGAGCAAGATTGACAACTTCATCGCAGCAAGGTAGTAAAGTGCAAATGCCAAACTTTAGTTGTATATAGAAAGGGGCACTCATCCAATGCAGGCCAAGCAGTCAATTGTCTTGGacctctaaaattatctttgaacTTTGTACAATGCAGGAAGCTCCATATGCAGGCATGTTAAGCCACGATCTGAAGAACCTAAGAGTCCACATCATTTTAAGAGGGGCCATAAACCAAATCCCAAATATTTAGGATGGGTTGGATGTGAATGAATACATGCATAATAGAAGAAGCCATTAAACATGGGTTGTGGCTATCAAGGAGTAATGGAAAGAGTGGTTACATTAGTTACAACACCATTTATGGTCATTAGTTACATCCTAATTAATTCCAAGTTATTAGTGGTTTTAAAGTTCTCTTTGTATTTCAGTTTTATTTGTACTT is a window encoding:
- the LOC7472987 gene encoding probable serine/threonine-protein kinase PBL17 isoform X1; this translates as MEGAQRVLVIQDASREVSSSAIKWALHGLSLKPGDMVTLLGVLHLVNTPLGYKSRTDSSMFGVNQNIVDREVTGKINEYENHGELKELSKLYEIQKVELKIEVATGPSPKTVALKIAQDLKATWIILDRTMKKDRKYFLRKLSCGISRMKRNNSIEQLRGPKDSTEANQNERVRNICLSYDEIIPGSLEEQEFFSIELLPPRQTEVIQPSQVEALTRSSGGDEVVVEEWQPEVIFQNSICNLCKIRRPHSGWIRDFTFEELQAATDDFSAKNTIYEGGIGTACRGKLSNNLKIVVKQHKSSSHQGEMNFKSAVHLLKKARHDNVLMLLGSCTEPSVRLLVYEYACNGSVNQHISKHCPLPLTWTERMKVAMGAARGLDYLHKNNIIHGNMRTRNIALNHDFEPMLGDFGLSTENPSDDIDFETGYVAPEYQENRKLSTRTDVYAFGIVLLELITGRNAADKKLGEKGLVKWARPFLKYKRLLEILDPRIDSSLDSEQLYWIGLVTQKCLCDNPKKRLTMDKVASALECITERKSCQLIQDLAAAKSYFYSTFEFNGFRRYDKSFKRDSFSVEIDDESRASTSFSLNSASFSRSPTSSVKSDKMWREKSGNGISLRYAEMLD
- the LOC7472987 gene encoding probable serine/threonine-protein kinase PBL18 isoform X2, yielding MVTLLGVLHLVNTPLGYKSRTDSSMFGVNQNIVDREVTGKINEYENHGELKELSKLYEIQKVELKIEVATGPSPKTVALKIAQDLKATWIILDRTMKKDRKYFLRKLSCGISRMKRNNSIEQLRGPKDSTEANQNERVRNICLSYDEIIPGSLEEQEFFSIELLPPRQTEVIQPSQVEALTRSSGGDEVVVEEWQPEVIFQNSICNLCKIRRPHSGWIRDFTFEELQAATDDFSAKNTIYEGGIGTACRGKLSNNLKIVVKQHKSSSHQGEMNFKSAVHLLKKARHDNVLMLLGSCTEPSVRLLVYEYACNGSVNQHISKHCPLPLTWTERMKVAMGAARGLDYLHKNNIIHGNMRTRNIALNHDFEPMLGDFGLSTENPSDDIDFETGYVAPEYQENRKLSTRTDVYAFGIVLLELITGRNAADKKLGEKGLVKWARPFLKYKRLLEILDPRIDSSLDSEQLYWIGLVTQKCLCDNPKKRLTMDKVASALECITERKSCQLIQDLAAAKSYFYSTFEFNGFRRYDKSFKRDSFSVEIDDESRASTSFSLNSASFSRSPTSSVKSDKMWREKSGNGISLRYAEMLD
- the LOC18094954 gene encoding uncharacterized protein LOC18094954 isoform X1, whose translation is MSLSLPLPSRSSQIRTLAITPASRKHKFLHIPVQQWTPSRPLQHLHTNHQYYLSRTSFQCMSRSQQQEYEVERLFSNLNQVTLKREPGSLSSAILLVAGTTIGAGILAIPAVTQESGFLASSVACILCWIFMVTTGLLIAEVNVNTMCELGSGGVSLVSMAKRTLGVAGVQFSCWSYIFIHYALLIAYVARSSDILTNFLGIPLWESATLFSLVFGGICYFGSQRFIGAVNGVLVFGIIISFTSLVVAASGDLHLDALLKANFSAVPMSIPIIALSFVYQNVVPVLCTNLEGNLSKVRTAIVLGTAIPLGLFLVWDGVILGSISTPEMADKIADPLQQLLSTNGVVGPIIQAFSLLAIGTSYIGFVLGLSDFLADFLKLPAGENKPLPYILTLIPPLVLALLDPEIFFKALDFAGTYGVLVLFGIIPAAMAWSDRYSSSSTSIKLPQLVPGGKVTLSLVMGAAGCIILSEILENFMHL